The genomic stretch ATTCCCGTTGTCCTAGGTCTCGGTGCCTTACATGTAGTAAGATCTTTCATTGCCAATCCGAACCATCCCATCATTATCTTTTGGGAACCAGAAAAGGAAGTTTATGAATTAAATGAATTCCAATCGGAACTTGAAGATCTAAAAAACAAAGCTAAGGCCCAGGGTTGTTATTTATTTTTTGTCACTGGTACAACACCAAATTGGGCGGACCTCAAAACCATTGTCAAAAACACCCAAACGGAAGCGAATTCATCCCGATCCAAATGGAGGTTGTACATATCGCCAAGTTATGAACGTTTTTTTTCAGACTTGGTATCGGTTTGCAAAAACAATTTTCAATCGCAGTTTATTTCTAATGAAATCAATCAAAACACCATCGAACATTTCAGTAAGTTATGGACTCATAATTATTTAAAAAATAGAACCGGTCTGTTTTTTAACGATACAAACGTTCGTTGGTTTCAATCCTTCTCAGGTGAAAAAACATCTATTTTATTTTTGGGTGCAAGTCCAGGTTTAGAAATCGATCTTCCCACCATCCAAAAAAAACGTTCCACTTTTCTAATTTTTGCCAGTGATACTTCTATTGGTTATCTTTTGCCAAACGGTATTGTTCCTGATTATATTGTTTCGTTTGATTCTGGCCGGGGAACCACCTATCATTTTTTAACAGAAATTCCATCAAATATTCCCATCATTACTTGGTTAGGTGGAGCACCTTATATTTTTGAACTAAAAAATCCAAAATTTTTGGTCAATACGGGTCACCCACTCGATCAAATCCTGGAACATCTATTTCAAACTGGATTGGGAAAAAAATGGCCACATTATTCCAACCCTAGTTTGAATTTATTGGGAATGGTTTTATCGATGACAAACCAGATAAAAAACAGAGAATTTTTTGTAAGTGGGGTAAGTTATATGGCAGAACGTGGAAAATCCCATTGCATAGGAACTGGATACGAACGGTTTTATCTTCCAACCACGAATAGAAAAAAAAGTTTAGAACAAGTCACCAAACGACTGTATTCTGGTGAACGAAAAGGCAAAAATCAAATTGCCTGGGAACAAATGAATCAAAAGGAATCTGCTTTAAAGATTCAAAATCTCAAAGAAACAAATGGATCAAATCTAACATCTAAGCCAAAAGCAGAACATTTCCTAGAATCGTTTCAGGGTTTTCCCCCATCTATTACGGATCTGGCAAAGTGGGCTAACCAAGACCAATCCGGAATCATTCATAGAAAAACTCTTAATACTTGGTTGCGGTTTTCACTAAGTTAAGCTCCGAATAGAACTGGTATTTCTTGTAGATTCCACTCTGCTCGTTCTTTGTTTGCGGGAATTTGGTCAAAACCTTTTGTTTTTTTGGATTTCCCCTTAGGTCTTCTTTCCATATCCTCTAAAATTTTTTCTAACCTCTCTTGCATAAGCAAATGCAAATTCATTTGGTCTAACATTTCCATAGTGATTTCCTCCACTGATGTTCTCACTATACAATTTCCCTGGGACAAAATAGAAATTAGATGGGAAAAAAATATCTATTGCGTCCAAAAGAAATTAAAATATAAGAGTGTTACGGGAAAAGACGTTTGTGAATTTTCAAGATATTATTTCTCAATTAGAGACTGCAAAAGAATCCAGAATTAACTTTTACTTTGTTACAGAAGAACAAAATCAGGAGATATACGCATTGCTTGTCCATGTAATGGGGTATATGGACAAACTCTATTTAGTAGAAGTTATCTTTACCGTCCTAAAAGAACTCCTCATGAATGCCAATAAGGCAAATGCAAAACGCGATTACTTTACCCGTGAAAATTTAGACATCCAAAATGCTGGTGATTATGCGAAGGGAATGTCCCGATTCCAAGAAAACATCATCATGAAATGGAATGAACAATTGGATCGTTTGGAAGGCGGAAATTACTACATCAGTTTACTGATGAAAGTAGAAGGAAAGTCCATCCACTTCGCCGTAGAAAACAACGCACCCATCACAAAAGAAGAACTAGCACGGATTAATCGAAGGATCGAAGTGGCAAAGAACTACAACGATCTGTCGGATGCTTTCACCGATGTTTCGGACAGTACAGAATCGGCAGGTTTAGGATTAGTACTGATTCAACTCCTTTTAAAAAATTCAGGAATTGGTTCTGAAAAATTCAAAATCTTTACAAACGACAAAATAACACGCGCTACTCTATCTGTTCCCGAAGTCACAACCCCTGTCGAAATCCAAACAGATCTAAAAACAAAACTTCTAAATGAAATAGATGGATTACCTCCGCTACCGCATTCACTTACAAAAATCATTCAACTATGTAACAATCCTGATTCTGACTTACATATGATCTCGCAAGAAATCGAAAGAAACCCCGCACTTTCTGCTGATCTATTAAAACTATCCAACTCTGCTTTTTTTGCAAATCGAAGCCAAGTCAGTTCCATCTTACAAGCGGTCAAAGTTGTTGGCCTGAAAAATTTACGAAACCTACTCTATGTTTCTGGGGTCCGTAAAATTATGGATGGCCAATATGGTAAGATGATGGATGTTTGGGACCATTCCAGCCGATGCAGTTATTATGCGCGTTACTTGGCGACAGAAAACAATCATACAAATAAAATT from Leptospira bourretii encodes the following:
- a CDS encoding HDOD domain-containing protein, with translation MNFQDIISQLETAKESRINFYFVTEEQNQEIYALLVHVMGYMDKLYLVEVIFTVLKELLMNANKANAKRDYFTRENLDIQNAGDYAKGMSRFQENIIMKWNEQLDRLEGGNYYISLLMKVEGKSIHFAVENNAPITKEELARINRRIEVAKNYNDLSDAFTDVSDSTESAGLGLVLIQLLLKNSGIGSEKFKIFTNDKITRATLSVPEVTTPVEIQTDLKTKLLNEIDGLPPLPHSLTKIIQLCNNPDSDLHMISQEIERNPALSADLLKLSNSAFFANRSQVSSILQAVKVVGLKNLRNLLYVSGVRKIMDGQYGKMMDVWDHSSRCSYYARYLATENNHTNKIADIIAVSALLHDIGKFLLLSVDRGFFKKIETYQRGVDSGNSTLLEEMAIGLSHPQLGALLAEKWEFPLDLRVAIEYHHKPFLAPAELRDLVEVIYMANMMADYHEQKKGFYAIDKILLAKFNLDNIDVFSAAVNKIELLFKKSNE
- a CDS encoding 6-hydroxymethylpterin diphosphokinase MptE-like protein, with product MRFLSTFNVDSIPVVLGLGALHVVRSFIANPNHPIIIFWEPEKEVYELNEFQSELEDLKNKAKAQGCYLFFVTGTTPNWADLKTIVKNTQTEANSSRSKWRLYISPSYERFFSDLVSVCKNNFQSQFISNEINQNTIEHFSKLWTHNYLKNRTGLFFNDTNVRWFQSFSGEKTSILFLGASPGLEIDLPTIQKKRSTFLIFASDTSIGYLLPNGIVPDYIVSFDSGRGTTYHFLTEIPSNIPIITWLGGAPYIFELKNPKFLVNTGHPLDQILEHLFQTGLGKKWPHYSNPSLNLLGMVLSMTNQIKNREFFVSGVSYMAERGKSHCIGTGYERFYLPTTNRKKSLEQVTKRLYSGERKGKNQIAWEQMNQKESALKIQNLKETNGSNLTSKPKAEHFLESFQGFPPSITDLAKWANQDQSGIIHRKTLNTWLRFSLS